One window of Dyadobacter sandarakinus genomic DNA carries:
- the tal gene encoding transaldolase, with amino-acid sequence MANKVKQIHDFGQSIWLDFIDRKIIFSGELKRLVEEDGVRGVTSNPAIFEKAISSSADYDADIAELSKEQRTNEEIFFGLAISDIKLACDILRPVYDEDVVGADGYVSLEVSPFLALDTEGTIEQARKLWKEVDKENVMIKIPGTEPGLPAIQAAIADGINVNVTLLFGLDRYEAVTEAYIAGLEQRAAAGLPVNNISSVASFFLSRIDVLVDPLLDEKGLGELKGEVAIASAKKAYEIYKRVFSSDRWNKLAELGAVPQRLLWASTSSKNPAFKDTKYVEALIGPNTVDTIPMETLEAYRDHGDPASRLEDDLEGATKILEQIKEAGIDIDAVTKQLEEEGIDKFNKPFQKLLDAIEKQKSEA; translated from the coding sequence ATGGCTAACAAGGTGAAACAAATACACGACTTCGGTCAAAGCATCTGGCTGGACTTTATAGACCGGAAAATTATTTTTTCGGGTGAACTTAAAAGGCTGGTTGAAGAAGATGGTGTGCGGGGCGTGACTTCCAATCCTGCGATTTTTGAAAAAGCGATCAGCAGCAGCGCTGATTATGATGCAGATATCGCCGAATTGTCGAAGGAACAGCGCACCAATGAGGAAATATTTTTCGGCCTTGCCATTTCGGATATCAAACTTGCCTGTGACATTCTGAGACCGGTTTACGATGAAGATGTGGTAGGTGCCGACGGGTATGTAAGCCTTGAAGTATCACCGTTTCTTGCATTGGATACCGAGGGAACCATTGAGCAGGCGCGGAAGCTCTGGAAAGAGGTCGACAAGGAAAATGTTATGATCAAGATCCCGGGTACCGAGCCAGGTTTGCCTGCGATCCAGGCCGCGATTGCTGATGGCATTAACGTAAACGTAACCCTGCTTTTCGGCCTTGACCGGTATGAAGCGGTGACGGAGGCTTACATTGCCGGGCTGGAACAAAGGGCTGCCGCAGGTTTGCCGGTAAATAACATTTCGTCCGTAGCCAGCTTTTTCCTGAGCCGCATCGACGTGCTGGTTGATCCGCTGCTGGATGAAAAAGGATTGGGCGAGCTGAAAGGTGAAGTGGCGATTGCCTCTGCCAAAAAAGCCTATGAAATTTACAAACGCGTGTTCAGCTCAGACCGCTGGAACAAGCTGGCTGAGCTGGGAGCTGTGCCGCAGCGACTGCTTTGGGCAAGTACCAGCAGCAAGAATCCTGCATTTAAGGATACCAAATATGTGGAGGCGCTGATCGGACCCAATACGGTGGATACGATCCCGATGGAAACCCTGGAAGCCTACCGCGACCATGGAGATCCTGCAAGCCGGCTTGAAGACGACCTTGAAGGTGCAACCAAAATCCTGGAACAGATTAAGGAAGCCGGTATCGATATTGATGCCGTAACCAAGCAGCTGGAAGAAGAAGGGATTGACAAATTCAATAAACCCTTCCAGAAGTTGCTGGATGCAATAGAGAAGCAGAAAAGCGAGGCATAG
- a CDS encoding (2Fe-2S)-binding protein has protein sequence MNKKVPHQHSDESQESRRDFLKTTSVLTAIAVTPPAVVKAAQSGFVEKVNAALETMPVSFTVNGVKQQLKLEPRATLLDVLREQLDLTGTKKGCDYGQCGACTVHVNGKRVLSCLSLAVMHEGQEITTIEGLAKGEELHPMQQAFIKHDGFQCGYCTPGQIMSAVACIHEGHAGSEADIREFMSGNICRCGAYPNIVKAIQEVKNGGLKS, from the coding sequence ATGAACAAGAAGGTACCCCATCAACATTCCGACGAAAGTCAGGAGTCCCGCCGGGATTTTCTGAAAACCACGTCTGTACTGACAGCTATCGCCGTCACCCCGCCCGCTGTTGTCAAAGCCGCACAGTCGGGCTTTGTAGAGAAAGTCAATGCTGCCTTGGAAACCATGCCGGTAAGTTTTACAGTAAATGGGGTAAAACAGCAGCTTAAACTCGAACCCCGCGCTACACTGCTGGATGTACTGCGCGAGCAGCTTGACCTGACCGGCACCAAAAAAGGCTGTGACTATGGGCAATGCGGCGCTTGTACCGTGCACGTCAATGGCAAGCGGGTACTATCATGCCTCAGCCTGGCAGTAATGCATGAGGGACAGGAAATTACGACCATCGAAGGACTTGCCAAAGGAGAGGAGCTCCACCCGATGCAGCAGGCTTTTATCAAACACGACGGTTTTCAATGCGGATACTGCACACCCGGACAGATCATGTCTGCCGTGGCATGCATTCACGAAGGCCATGCCGGCAGCGAAGCCGATATCAGGGAATTTATGAGCGGCAACATCTGCCGCTGCGGGGCGTACCCCAACATTGTAAAGGCAATTCAGGAAGTTAAAAACGGGGGGCTCAAATCATGA
- a CDS encoding FAD binding domain-containing protein → MIQFQYERASTAKAAISSLAGSSQAKFIAGGTNLIDLMKRQVEAPARLVDINAVPLKDIQRKDGKTSIGALALNSQVADSKLIIDNHPLLSQALNAGASAQIRNMATVGGNMMQRTRCPYFYDTALPCNKREPGSGCGALKGLNRMHAIFGTSEQCIAVHPSDMCIALVALDATVVVAGPKGERRIPFEEFHRLPGTQPEKDNTLQSNELIMSVEIPDYAFNKHAYYMKIRDRASYAFALVSVAAALDMDGKVIREARLAMGGVAHKPWRLKEAEKALAGKPATEETFRQAAELAMQGAKAFKYNAFKLKLGPNVIVEALKNAAGLV, encoded by the coding sequence ATGATACAATTTCAATACGAGCGTGCCTCCACGGCGAAGGCAGCCATCAGCAGCCTGGCCGGCAGCAGCCAGGCCAAATTCATTGCCGGTGGTACCAACCTTATCGACCTGATGAAGCGGCAGGTAGAGGCGCCGGCCCGCCTGGTTGATATTAATGCAGTACCGCTCAAAGACATTCAGCGAAAAGACGGGAAAACGAGCATCGGCGCGCTGGCACTGAACAGCCAGGTGGCCGACAGCAAGCTGATCATTGATAACCATCCGCTGCTTTCCCAGGCCCTGAATGCCGGCGCATCCGCGCAGATCAGGAATATGGCGACCGTGGGCGGCAATATGATGCAGCGCACACGCTGCCCCTACTTTTATGATACCGCACTGCCCTGTAACAAAAGGGAGCCGGGATCGGGCTGCGGCGCGCTCAAAGGATTGAACAGGATGCACGCCATATTCGGGACAAGCGAGCAGTGCATTGCGGTGCACCCCAGCGACATGTGCATTGCGCTGGTAGCCCTCGATGCGACGGTCGTTGTGGCCGGGCCAAAGGGTGAGCGGCGGATTCCTTTTGAGGAATTTCACCGCCTGCCGGGCACTCAGCCCGAAAAGGACAATACACTTCAGAGCAATGAGCTGATCATGTCTGTCGAGATTCCCGACTATGCATTTAACAAGCACGCCTATTATATGAAGATCCGCGACCGGGCCTCGTATGCATTTGCGCTTGTGTCTGTGGCTGCGGCCCTGGATATGGACGGGAAGGTGATCAGAGAGGCACGTCTGGCGATGGGAGGGGTGGCCCACAAGCCCTGGCGCCTCAAAGAAGCCGAAAAGGCACTCGCAGGCAAGCCAGCCACAGAGGAGACTTTCAGGCAGGCCGCCGAGCTGGCGATGCAGGGAGCGAAGGCTTTCAAATACAATGCATTCAAGCTGAAACTTGGTCCGAACGTAATTGTAGAAGCATTGAAAAATGCAGCCGGTCTGGTGTAA